Proteins encoded together in one Deinococcus hopiensis KR-140 window:
- a CDS encoding CCA tRNA nucleotidyltransferase — MIDPSGAPAWANLQPRDRAWLTKLARLTGPGARVALVGGAVRDALLGQTPLDLDVVVEGTDAGALAVATGLPFLVHPAFGNATVTLPDGRHADLVRARREHYPVPGHNPVPAPGTLQDDLQRRDFGLNALAMEIGPGGSVTLLDEAGGLKDLSARVLRPLHAGSLREDASRLVRAARLGGRLALEAAPELLRQVPDALEMAQRTPRLWAELRLLLQEPRPGRAARKLTEWGAGSLLPNGTVERLEALDRQQDAGEKLPAQVYAAALLSASPEPAALAGRLGLGEKPGGLLARARADVPTAKGSPEAVLRSLLRPDAYAALTGRDVVALGVPPGRAVGAALAHLAELRRSGHFRSQEDERAALAAYLQGSSSP; from the coding sequence GTGATCGACCCATCGGGAGCCCCCGCCTGGGCCAACCTTCAGCCCCGGGACCGCGCCTGGTTGACCAAACTGGCGCGCCTGACGGGACCGGGAGCGCGGGTGGCCCTCGTCGGCGGAGCCGTGCGCGACGCCCTGCTGGGCCAGACGCCGCTGGACCTCGACGTGGTGGTGGAGGGCACGGACGCGGGAGCGCTTGCGGTGGCCACGGGTCTGCCCTTTCTCGTCCACCCCGCCTTCGGCAACGCCACCGTCACCCTGCCCGACGGGCGGCACGCGGACCTCGTGCGGGCGCGGCGGGAACACTATCCGGTTCCGGGCCACAACCCCGTCCCCGCTCCCGGTACCCTGCAGGACGACTTGCAGCGGCGTGACTTCGGGCTCAATGCGCTGGCCATGGAGATCGGGCCCGGTGGAAGCGTGACCCTGCTCGACGAGGCGGGCGGCCTGAAGGACCTGAGCGCGCGCGTGCTGCGGCCCCTGCACGCCGGGTCACTGCGTGAGGACGCCAGCCGCCTCGTCCGGGCCGCGCGGCTCGGTGGCAGGCTGGCGCTGGAGGCCGCCCCCGAACTGCTCCGGCAGGTGCCGGACGCGCTGGAGATGGCGCAGCGCACGCCCCGCCTGTGGGCCGAACTCCGGCTGCTGCTTCAGGAGCCCAGGCCGGGCCGGGCCGCACGGAAGTTGACGGAGTGGGGCGCAGGTTCCCTCCTTCCAAATGGAACGGTGGAACGGCTCGAAGCCCTGGACAGACAGCAGGACGCCGGGGAGAAGCTCCCCGCGCAGGTCTACGCGGCGGCCCTCCTCTCGGCCTCGCCCGAGCCTGCCGCGCTGGCCGGTCGGCTGGGCCTGGGTGAAAAGCCTGGGGGCCTGCTGGCCCGCGCGCGCGCGGACGTCCCCACCGCCAAAGGGAGTCCGGAAGCGGTTCTCCGCTCGCTGCTGCGCCCGGATGCCTACGCGGCCCTGACGGGGCGGGATGTGGTGGCGCTGGGCGTGCCTCCCGGCCGGGCGGTGGGGGCGGCGTTGGCCCACCTGGCAGAGCTGCGGCGAAGTGGGCACTTCCGGTCACAGGAGGACGAGCGGGCGGCCCTGGCGGCGTACCTGCAGGGATCCTCCTCCCCGTAA
- a CDS encoding GNAT family N-acetyltransferase: MTHLDSTRGEFTFGPLHTLEDIRAFRTLNEEWITRLFSLEAADERTLGDPQGQILDRGGQVYMAWRGQEPVGCVALLPMGEGVFEVSKMAVAPTLRGQGVGRRLLSYALNEARSLGARRLFLGSSTRLPAAVHLYESLGFRHLPPERRPQLPYARADVFMELPLERA; the protein is encoded by the coding sequence ATGACCCATCTGGATTCGACGCGAGGAGAGTTCACCTTCGGCCCCCTGCACACCCTGGAAGACATCCGCGCCTTTCGGACGCTCAACGAGGAGTGGATCACCCGGCTGTTCTCGCTGGAAGCGGCCGACGAGCGCACCCTGGGAGACCCGCAGGGACAAATTCTCGACCGGGGCGGCCAGGTGTACATGGCCTGGCGCGGCCAGGAACCTGTCGGCTGCGTGGCCCTGCTGCCCATGGGCGAAGGGGTGTTCGAGGTCTCCAAGATGGCGGTTGCGCCCACCCTTCGGGGTCAGGGGGTGGGCCGCCGGTTGCTGTCATACGCGCTGAACGAGGCGCGGAGCCTGGGCGCGAGGCGACTTTTTCTGGGCAGCAGCACCCGCTTGCCCGCCGCTGTACATCTCTACGAGTCGCTGGGCTTCAGGCACCTGCCGCCCGAACGCCGCCCCCAGTTGCCTTACGCCCGGGCCGACGTCTTCATGGAACTCCCGCTTGAGCGGGCGTAG
- a CDS encoding response regulator has product MDSAEGTPTDPIRPIRLLLVDDHPVVRKGTRELLEGEADLRVAGEAESGEEAIVRARELKPDVILMDVSMPGMNGIEATRAIKAEQPGVGVLVLTSYDDDAYVFALLEAGAAGYLLKNTSEDDLLGAVRAVAAGESALHPSVARKVLERFSAQQTPTPPEDALSPRELEVLRVAATGRTNKEIARDLDISPRTVQVHLANIFSKLGVGSRTEAVLYGIKRGWIDPKTL; this is encoded by the coding sequence ATGGACTCTGCCGAAGGCACGCCCACCGATCCCATCCGGCCCATCCGCTTGTTGCTGGTTGACGACCACCCGGTCGTGCGCAAGGGTACCCGCGAATTGCTGGAGGGCGAGGCGGACCTGCGGGTGGCGGGCGAGGCCGAGAGCGGCGAGGAGGCCATCGTGCGGGCACGTGAACTGAAGCCCGACGTGATCTTGATGGACGTCTCCATGCCCGGCATGAACGGCATCGAAGCCACCCGCGCCATCAAGGCCGAGCAACCGGGCGTGGGCGTGCTCGTGCTGACTTCCTACGACGACGACGCCTATGTGTTTGCCTTGCTGGAGGCGGGTGCGGCGGGCTACCTGCTGAAAAACACGTCCGAGGATGACCTGCTGGGCGCAGTGCGGGCGGTGGCGGCGGGGGAAAGTGCGCTGCACCCCAGCGTCGCGCGCAAGGTCTTGGAGCGTTTCAGCGCCCAGCAGACGCCCACACCGCCCGAGGACGCCCTGAGCCCCCGCGAACTCGAAGTCTTGCGCGTGGCCGCCACGGGCCGGACGAACAAGGAAATCGCTCGCGACCTCGACATCAGCCCGCGTACGGTGCAGGTCCACCTCGCCAACATCTTTTCCAAGCTGGGCGTGGGCAGCCGTACCGAGGCTGTGCTGTACGGCATCAAGCGGGGGTGGATCGATCCGAAGACGCTGTGA
- the hslO gene encoding Hsp33 family molecular chaperone HslO, whose amino-acid sequence MTLDAISPSFLLRGTAAGGTLRFVGIDATRVVEDARLRHNLSKTATAALGRALAASALLAAVLGKKGDSRVNVRIQGGGPVGWIVAEGSVDGQIRGYVREPGADLPLRERDGKLDVSGVVGTDGELAVTRLLDNGEPYTGSVELVSGEIAEDVSTYLGVSEQIPNAVLLGVYEEGGRVYRAGGLLVQAMPGVRDETLAQLEANIRGMGQLTDHLRRGSLLETMQTAAAGLDLTLADEAQAARFQCRCSREKALDSLKFFRPDERQEMIDEGGQEIVCHWCGEHYQMTPSEIAGLDAPRERAQA is encoded by the coding sequence ATGACTTTGGACGCCATTTCCCCTTCCTTCCTGCTGCGCGGCACGGCGGCGGGGGGAACCCTGCGCTTTGTTGGCATCGACGCCACGCGAGTGGTGGAAGACGCCCGCCTGCGGCACAACCTCAGCAAGACGGCCACCGCGGCGCTCGGACGGGCGCTGGCGGCGTCGGCGCTGCTGGCCGCCGTGCTGGGCAAGAAGGGTGACAGCCGCGTGAACGTCCGCATCCAGGGCGGCGGCCCGGTGGGCTGGATCGTGGCTGAGGGCAGCGTGGACGGGCAGATTCGCGGCTATGTGCGTGAGCCCGGTGCAGACCTGCCCCTGCGCGAGCGTGACGGCAAGCTCGACGTGAGCGGCGTCGTGGGCACAGACGGCGAACTGGCCGTCACCCGGCTCCTCGACAACGGCGAGCCCTACACCGGCAGCGTGGAACTGGTGAGCGGCGAGATCGCCGAGGACGTAAGCACCTACTTGGGCGTGTCCGAACAGATCCCCAACGCGGTGCTGCTCGGCGTGTACGAGGAAGGCGGACGGGTGTACCGGGCGGGTGGGCTGCTCGTGCAGGCGATGCCCGGTGTTCGTGACGAGACACTGGCGCAGCTGGAGGCCAACATTCGCGGCATGGGACAACTGACGGACCACTTGCGCCGAGGCAGCCTGCTCGAAACCATGCAGACGGCGGCAGCGGGCCTGGACCTGACGCTGGCCGACGAGGCCCAGGCCGCCCGATTCCAGTGCCGCTGTTCCCGTGAAAAGGCGCTGGACAGCCTGAAGTTCTTCCGCCCCGACGAGCGCCAGGAGATGATCGACGAAGGCGGCCAGGAGATCGTGTGCCACTGGTGCGGCGAGCACTACCAGATGACCCCGAGCGAGATCGCGGGCCTCGACGCGCCCCGGGAACGGGCGCAGGCCTAA
- a CDS encoding ABC transporter substrate-binding protein, whose amino-acid sequence MSLPSSLSRRSLGLLALLPLTVMLASCNKKADANGGPVLVVQESADIPTLDPGTSYDTGSGQIVENIYETLVTYKGSSLSQLQPMLATEWRVSNGGKTYTFTLRDGVKFHSGNDFKCADAEYTFRRNLVTNTSQSGNWFLSESLLGTGANANDDKSITWQKIAGAVRCDGETLVFTLPQGDPAFLSKLAYPGQSVVDSAHAKKIGEWDGTEATWKAAVGKDLTGSPLSNDPSGTGAYRLAGRDATSLRAQAFGDYWGEKPKIPNVLIQKVSELAARQQAFLKGDADIIEAGTRANIESALKGKPGVAVLDDLPDVSAFGIFMNQSIKGGQLGSGKLDGKGIPANFFSDADVRRGFVSAFDVPTYVAQVQGGQGQPRNFLLPESFPGYNPDIAPAEFDLGAARAAFQKAWGGELWKSGFVVNATYRAGSVGAQTGMELLKKNIESLNPKFKVNLQAKEWSRILDDADKGREILIMTGWAPDYADPDNFVNTMYSSTGFYHPRANFVDPQIDGWIAEARSTDDASKRNELYGNIARRALEQAYYIVMPSNPGILAYNDKLTGISKDDFNPMLSFPAGARWKDLSKS is encoded by the coding sequence ATGTCCCTTCCTTCCTCCCTTTCCCGCCGCTCCCTGGGCCTGCTGGCCTTGCTGCCCCTGACCGTCATGCTGGCAAGCTGCAACAAGAAGGCCGATGCCAACGGCGGTCCCGTCCTCGTGGTGCAGGAAAGCGCCGATATTCCCACCCTGGACCCCGGCACCAGCTATGACACGGGCAGTGGACAGATTGTCGAAAACATCTACGAGACGCTGGTGACCTACAAGGGCAGCAGCCTCAGCCAGTTGCAGCCCATGCTTGCCACCGAGTGGAGGGTCAGCAACGGGGGCAAGACCTACACCTTCACGCTGCGCGACGGCGTGAAGTTTCACTCGGGCAACGATTTCAAGTGCGCGGACGCCGAATACACCTTCCGGCGCAACCTGGTGACCAACACCAGCCAGAGCGGCAACTGGTTCCTGTCCGAGAGCCTGCTGGGCACCGGGGCGAACGCGAACGACGACAAATCCATCACCTGGCAGAAGATCGCCGGTGCCGTCAGGTGCGACGGTGAGACGCTGGTGTTCACGCTGCCGCAAGGGGACCCCGCCTTCCTGTCCAAGCTGGCCTACCCGGGCCAAAGCGTCGTGGACAGCGCCCACGCCAAGAAGATCGGTGAGTGGGACGGCACGGAAGCCACCTGGAAGGCCGCCGTGGGCAAGGACCTGACGGGCAGCCCACTCTCGAATGACCCCAGCGGCACCGGGGCCTACCGCCTGGCGGGGCGCGACGCCACCAGCCTGCGCGCCCAGGCCTTCGGCGACTACTGGGGCGAAAAGCCGAAGATCCCCAATGTGCTGATTCAGAAGGTCTCGGAACTCGCCGCGCGGCAGCAGGCCTTTCTGAAGGGTGACGCCGACATCATCGAGGCGGGTACCCGCGCCAACATCGAGTCGGCCCTCAAGGGCAAGCCCGGCGTCGCGGTTCTGGATGATCTGCCCGACGTGTCGGCCTTCGGTATCTTTATGAACCAGTCCATCAAGGGTGGGCAACTGGGCAGCGGCAAGCTCGACGGCAAGGGCATCCCGGCCAACTTCTTCAGCGACGCCGACGTGCGCCGGGGCTTCGTGTCGGCCTTCGACGTGCCCACCTATGTTGCGCAGGTGCAGGGCGGGCAGGGCCAGCCGCGCAACTTCCTCTTGCCCGAGTCCTTCCCCGGCTACAACCCCGACATTGCTCCGGCCGAGTTCGACCTTGGTGCTGCCCGCGCCGCTTTCCAGAAAGCCTGGGGCGGAGAGTTGTGGAAGAGCGGCTTCGTTGTGAACGCCACCTACCGCGCAGGCAGCGTGGGCGCGCAGACGGGAATGGAACTGCTGAAAAAGAACATCGAGTCGCTGAACCCGAAGTTCAAGGTCAACCTCCAGGCCAAGGAGTGGAGCCGCATCCTGGACGACGCCGACAAGGGCCGGGAAATCCTGATCATGACCGGCTGGGCTCCCGACTACGCGGACCCCGACAACTTCGTGAACACGATGTACAGCTCGACCGGCTTTTACCACCCCCGCGCCAACTTTGTGGATCCGCAGATCGACGGCTGGATCGCGGAGGCCCGTTCCACCGACGATGCCAGCAAGCGCAACGAACTGTACGGCAACATCGCCCGCCGCGCGCTGGAGCAGGCGTACTACATCGTGATGCCCAGCAATCCCGGCATCCTCGCCTACAACGACAAGCTGACGGGCATCAGCAAGGACGACTTCAACCCCATGCTGTCTTTCCCGGCGGGAGCACGCTGGAAGGACCTGAGCAAGTCCTGA
- a CDS encoding S1C family serine protease, whose translation MKRRVLAVTLVLLGLGLGATVLRDAVPVSDAWSPTGETAQVQAEAASRLQNEQNTMDIVRRYEPGLVYISTEQEVVEQNPMGWMFGQEGQREVQRGVGSGFFVNEGGDILTNYHVVAGEGGGAPDPSTRIQVRVMNAKEGVPARIIGLAPQYDLALIRPEGLSQNEIKPIPLGDSARLGVGQKAIAMGAPFGLDFSVTEGIVSSTQRQIPIGFSATGQGITQKAIQTDAAINPGNSGGPLLDSSGRVIGINTQIYSPSGAASGVGQNAGIGFAIPINTAKNLLPRLQAAKGGAVSAPRIGIQPGLVVQGGQGQIVPVGLSTLTAEGKRQLGLPDSGLVVGKVTPGSPAANAGLRGGSGTQDFRGGQVATGGDVIVGIDGAPVDALEDLQAALIDKREGDSVTLKVSRAGKARDVKVTLDGSSFQ comes from the coding sequence ATGAAACGCCGGGTTCTCGCAGTCACGCTCGTTCTCCTCGGTCTGGGGCTGGGGGCCACCGTTCTGCGCGACGCGGTGCCCGTCTCGGACGCATGGTCCCCAACGGGCGAAACCGCGCAGGTGCAGGCCGAAGCCGCCTCCCGCTTGCAAAACGAGCAGAACACCATGGACATCGTGCGCCGCTACGAGCCGGGGCTGGTGTACATCTCCACCGAGCAGGAGGTGGTGGAGCAAAACCCGATGGGCTGGATGTTCGGGCAAGAGGGGCAGCGGGAAGTGCAGCGGGGCGTGGGCAGCGGCTTTTTCGTGAACGAAGGGGGCGACATCCTGACCAACTACCACGTGGTGGCGGGTGAGGGCGGGGGTGCGCCGGACCCCAGCACCCGCATTCAGGTCCGGGTGATGAATGCCAAAGAGGGCGTACCTGCCCGCATCATCGGCCTCGCGCCGCAGTACGATCTCGCGCTGATTCGTCCCGAGGGCCTGAGCCAGAACGAGATCAAGCCCATTCCTCTCGGCGACAGCGCGCGGCTGGGCGTGGGGCAGAAGGCGATTGCGATGGGCGCGCCCTTCGGCCTGGACTTCAGCGTGACCGAGGGCATCGTGAGCAGCACCCAGCGCCAGATCCCCATCGGCTTTTCCGCCACGGGCCAGGGCATCACCCAAAAGGCCATCCAGACCGACGCGGCGATCAATCCCGGCAACAGTGGCGGGCCGCTGCTGGACTCTTCCGGGCGCGTGATCGGCATCAACACCCAGATCTATTCGCCCAGCGGCGCGGCGTCCGGCGTGGGGCAAAACGCGGGCATCGGCTTTGCCATTCCCATCAACACGGCCAAGAACCTGCTGCCCAGGCTTCAGGCAGCGAAGGGAGGGGCGGTCTCGGCGCCGCGCATCGGGATTCAGCCCGGCCTGGTGGTGCAGGGCGGCCAGGGCCAGATCGTGCCCGTGGGCCTAAGCACCCTCACGGCCGAGGGCAAGCGGCAACTCGGCCTCCCCGACTCGGGCCTGGTGGTGGGAAAGGTGACGCCCGGCTCTCCCGCAGCGAATGCTGGACTGCGGGGAGGGAGCGGCACGCAGGACTTCCGAGGCGGCCAGGTGGCCACGGGCGGCGACGTAATCGTGGGCATCGACGGCGCGCCGGTAGACGCCCTCGAAGACCTGCAGGCGGCGCTTATCGACAAGCGCGAGGGCGACAGCGTGACCCTGAAGGTGTCGCGCGCAGGCAAGGCGCGCGACGTAAAGGTCACGCTCGACGGGAGTTCCTTTCAGTGA
- a CDS encoding site-2 protease family protein, which produces MGLINLLTTNPVAFVIIAVALVLSLTVHEFAHAWTADRLGDPTPRRYGRVTLNPGKHLDPFGVLLLLFAGFGFARPVPINPGNLGRWGTLWVSAAGPISNLLIAVLAGLLMRMLVSVPYAAEILAVILSVNVVLAVFNLIPIPLLDGSRILGALVPSLGRSLAQFEAQPFSFVIVMLFIFIARDAIDGIIGSVQGWVEGLVGL; this is translated from the coding sequence ATGGGCCTGATCAATCTCCTGACCACGAACCCCGTGGCGTTCGTGATCATTGCGGTGGCGCTCGTGCTGTCGCTGACCGTCCACGAGTTCGCCCACGCCTGGACCGCAGACCGCCTGGGGGATCCCACGCCGAGGCGTTACGGGCGCGTCACCCTCAACCCGGGCAAACATCTGGATCCCTTCGGCGTGCTGCTGCTGCTGTTCGCGGGCTTCGGCTTCGCGCGGCCGGTGCCCATCAACCCGGGCAACCTGGGCCGCTGGGGCACCCTGTGGGTGTCGGCAGCGGGACCGATCAGCAACCTGCTCATCGCCGTGTTGGCGGGTCTGCTGATGCGGATGTTGGTGAGCGTGCCCTATGCCGCGGAGATCCTCGCGGTCATTCTCAGCGTGAACGTGGTGCTGGCGGTGTTCAACCTGATTCCCATTCCGCTGCTGGACGGCAGCCGGATTCTGGGCGCGTTGGTGCCCTCGCTGGGCCGCAGCCTCGCGCAGTTCGAGGCCCAGCCGTTTAGCTTCGTGATCGTGATGCTGTTTATCTTCATCGCCCGCGACGCCATTGACGGCATCATCGGCAGCGTGCAGGGGTGGGTGGAGGGACTGGTGGGCCTGTAA
- a CDS encoding LysR substrate-binding domain-containing protein, with protein MDRRLELRHLRYFVAVAEELHFSRAAARLHLAQPPLSQQIRQLEDIVGCALLVRTSRSVQLTAAGTTFLERARRTLRTLEDDVTEARMIGRGEQGSLRLGFSSSVALTILPGLLQRYRARSPGVQLQLQESFTAQVMAGLREGTLDAGLVRDSDPAEEIGVTRLFSEPFVAVVPRNRPYASQPEISASVLKDEPFVYYPRDAGARAFEKPLSLCETHGFRPRIAQEASHWLTILQLIDAGLGVSIAPACVAQIAPPSLACLPLRGVSVTSDVELVQRLGEQRPLIDVFSALAVTAGAQQEGAVFRTERG; from the coding sequence ATGGACCGAAGGCTTGAGCTGCGTCATCTGCGCTACTTTGTCGCGGTGGCGGAGGAGCTCCATTTCAGCCGCGCGGCCGCGCGGCTGCACCTCGCCCAACCGCCCCTCTCACAACAGATCCGGCAGCTGGAAGACATCGTGGGCTGCGCGCTGCTGGTCCGCACCTCGCGTTCGGTACAGCTCACGGCGGCGGGGACCACGTTTCTGGAACGGGCGCGCCGCACCCTGCGCACCCTCGAAGACGATGTGACCGAGGCCCGTATGATCGGCCGGGGGGAACAGGGGAGCCTGCGGCTGGGCTTCAGCAGCTCGGTGGCCCTCACCATCCTGCCAGGGCTGCTGCAGCGTTACCGCGCGCGCTCTCCGGGCGTGCAGCTGCAGTTGCAGGAGTCCTTTACCGCGCAGGTCATGGCGGGTCTGCGGGAAGGAACGCTGGACGCCGGACTGGTACGCGACAGCGATCCGGCCGAGGAGATCGGAGTGACCCGCCTGTTTTCCGAACCGTTCGTCGCCGTGGTGCCCCGCAACCGCCCGTATGCCTCACAGCCGGAAATCTCCGCGTCGGTCCTGAAGGACGAGCCCTTCGTCTACTACCCGCGCGATGCGGGCGCGCGGGCGTTTGAGAAACCGCTGAGCCTGTGTGAAACCCATGGTTTTCGGCCCCGCATCGCCCAGGAGGCCTCGCACTGGCTGACGATCCTCCAGCTGATCGACGCCGGACTCGGCGTTTCCATCGCGCCGGCGTGCGTGGCGCAGATTGCGCCTCCCTCCCTCGCCTGCCTTCCCCTACGGGGCGTGTCGGTGACGAGCGACGTGGAATTGGTCCAGCGGCTGGGTGAGCAGCGCCCCCTGATCGACGTCTTCTCGGCACTGGCCGTTACCGCTGGAGCCCAGCAGGAGGGGGCGGTTTTCCGGACTGAGCGCGGCTAG
- a CDS encoding GAF domain-containing protein produces the protein MTLPPFPPELSAAPTVRAFGTALASFACHNVRAHGVQVWAVTGGSLTVVGEEGRGLGLSDGTLAARALAGGQPVEEGMLACLPFGTGVLEFVGADPAGVTALSGLGPLLGLALEGVQAREARRGRGRVAETVEQLVRRLGGSLDLPEVLTATAESAAHALGFGRAFVGLFSEFGEQGAYTGEVFTYGLDEGFTGGIKIGPVSFERLVMHGEVIRYERVRDAGTPLAQGLSELDPEVALIAPLSARGRPLGVLYVDSRSRGARASEDDTWLVLALAEQASLAIDNARLYATETRKREAAEALREAGAALAGSLHLPDTLERILERGVSLFGADAAGVYELQPDGRTLNIRSAVGLPSEYVLRVRAKVGAGVTGRAVERREIVTALDLTREHLGGGSRYTRQLLAQGKYPYRGVVGLPLGTRAGVFGALTLYWKEVLPLVGDELALTEVFAAQASLAIENARLYEEELRREREAAVLLNVGRLLGEDQGDRTLAEAARLATLALNAGRGLIALTGPDGQVTRCATYNLHPPSEAERASLLSQLGRGPRPLTRRHALPVAGSALIVPLRGDAGGDHLLGFLYADDPGTEAPSDRVLALARSVADQMALTLTRERLLSALAREEARYRQLAEGAHDLILSADPAGTITYVNPAAARLLEPLSGLLLGANLLTLPTPATRPALAAAWDAAHTQSAGGRAEIEVGPHRLEVRLSAVRQAGAPHSVLTVARDLSELQTLAAEIQRRGQALEAATSRQTELRTYLTLFTQAQEEERRRISRELHDDTAQVLIATTRRVARLARELEGPQRERADDILLDLNAAIESVRRFARNLRPSVLDDLGLLPALEWLATQAQTDTRLEVSGTERRLTPALELTVFRLSQEALTNVDKHARAHSAAIRVAFEDGCVRVAVSDDGQGFTPEQAQARAQAGHLGLIGLRERVTLAGGELDVESEPGRGTTLRFTFPG, from the coding sequence ATGACGCTTCCCCCCTTCCCCCCCGAACTCAGCGCCGCGCCCACTGTCCGGGCGTTTGGCACGGCCCTCGCGTCGTTCGCCTGCCACAACGTTCGCGCGCACGGCGTGCAGGTCTGGGCGGTGACCGGCGGCTCACTCACCGTGGTGGGCGAGGAAGGACGGGGCCTCGGCCTGAGTGATGGCACCCTGGCCGCGCGGGCACTGGCCGGGGGGCAGCCCGTGGAGGAGGGGATGCTCGCCTGCCTGCCCTTCGGCACGGGGGTGCTGGAGTTCGTGGGGGCGGACCCGGCGGGGGTGACGGCCCTCTCCGGCCTGGGTCCGCTGCTGGGGTTGGCGCTGGAAGGCGTGCAGGCCCGCGAGGCGCGGCGGGGCCGGGGCCGGGTGGCCGAGACGGTGGAGCAACTCGTCCGGCGGCTGGGCGGCAGCCTGGATCTGCCCGAGGTGTTGACCGCCACCGCCGAGAGCGCCGCGCACGCCCTGGGCTTCGGGCGGGCCTTCGTGGGGTTGTTCAGCGAGTTCGGCGAGCAGGGCGCGTATACCGGCGAGGTCTTTACCTATGGCCTGGACGAGGGCTTCACGGGCGGCATCAAGATCGGCCCGGTGTCCTTCGAGCGGTTGGTGATGCACGGCGAGGTCATCCGCTACGAGCGGGTGCGTGACGCGGGCACGCCCCTTGCCCAGGGCCTGTCCGAACTGGACCCCGAAGTGGCCCTGATCGCGCCGCTCAGCGCGCGGGGCCGTCCGCTGGGCGTGCTGTATGTGGACAGCCGCTCGCGGGGCGCGCGGGCCAGCGAGGACGACACCTGGCTGGTGCTCGCGCTCGCCGAGCAGGCGTCCCTCGCCATTGACAACGCCCGCCTCTACGCCACCGAGACCCGCAAGCGCGAGGCCGCTGAGGCGCTGCGCGAGGCGGGGGCGGCGCTGGCCGGCAGCCTCCACCTCCCCGACACGCTGGAGCGCATTCTGGAACGGGGCGTGTCGCTGTTCGGGGCGGACGCGGCGGGCGTGTACGAGCTGCAACCCGACGGCCGGACCCTCAATATCCGCAGCGCTGTGGGCCTGCCCAGCGAGTACGTGCTGCGGGTGCGCGCCAAGGTGGGCGCGGGCGTCACCGGGCGAGCGGTGGAACGGCGTGAGATCGTCACCGCGCTGGACCTCACCCGCGAGCATCTGGGGGGCGGCAGCCGCTACACCCGGCAGTTGCTCGCGCAGGGGAAGTATCCGTACCGGGGCGTCGTCGGCCTGCCGCTGGGGACGCGGGCGGGGGTGTTCGGAGCGCTGACCCTCTACTGGAAGGAGGTGCTGCCGCTGGTGGGCGACGAGCTGGCCCTCACCGAAGTCTTTGCCGCCCAGGCGTCCCTCGCCATCGAAAATGCCCGCCTGTACGAGGAAGAGCTGCGCCGCGAGCGCGAGGCGGCGGTGCTGCTGAACGTCGGGCGGCTGCTGGGCGAGGACCAGGGCGACCGGACGCTGGCCGAAGCGGCGCGCCTCGCGACCCTGGCCCTCAACGCTGGCCGGGGGCTGATCGCGCTGACGGGTCCGGATGGCCAGGTGACCCGCTGCGCGACGTATAACCTCCACCCGCCCTCTGAAGCCGAACGCGCCTCGCTGCTCTCGCAACTCGGTCGGGGGCCCCGGCCCCTGACCCGGCGGCACGCGCTGCCCGTGGCCGGAAGCGCCCTGATCGTGCCGCTGCGGGGCGACGCGGGGGGCGATCACCTGCTGGGCTTCTTGTACGCGGACGATCCCGGCACCGAGGCCCCCAGTGACCGCGTGCTGGCCCTGGCCCGCTCGGTGGCCGATCAGATGGCGCTCACCCTGACCCGCGAGCGGCTGCTCTCGGCGCTGGCGCGCGAGGAGGCGCGCTACCGGCAACTGGCGGAGGGCGCGCACGATCTGATTCTCAGCGCCGATCCGGCCGGAACCATCACCTACGTCAACCCGGCGGCGGCGAGGTTGCTGGAGCCGCTCAGTGGACTGCTGCTCGGCGCGAACCTGCTGACCCTGCCCACACCCGCCACCCGCCCTGCCCTGGCCGCCGCCTGGGACGCCGCCCACACCCAGAGTGCCGGGGGCCGCGCCGAGATCGAGGTCGGGCCGCACCGGCTGGAGGTGCGGCTCAGCGCCGTGCGGCAGGCGGGGGCACCGCACAGCGTCCTGACGGTGGCGCGGGACCTTTCCGAACTCCAGACGCTCGCTGCCGAGATTCAGCGGCGGGGCCAGGCGCTGGAGGCCGCCACCAGCCGCCAGACCGAGCTGCGGACCTACCTCACCCTCTTTACCCAGGCGCAGGAGGAAGAGAGGCGGCGCATCAGCCGCGAGCTGCACGACGACACGGCGCAGGTGCTCATCGCCACCACCCGGCGCGTGGCCCGCCTTGCCCGCGAACTGGAGGGCCCGCAGCGTGAGCGGGCCGACGACATCCTCCTGGACCTCAACGCCGCCATCGAGAGCGTGCGCCGCTTTGCCCGCAACCTGCGCCCCAGCGTGCTCGACGATCTCGGGTTGCTGCCTGCGCTGGAGTGGCTCGCCACCCAGGCCCAGACCGATACCCGGTTGGAGGTCAGCGGCACTGAGCGCCGCCTCACGCCTGCGCTGGAACTCACCGTGTTCCGGCTGTCGCAAGAGGCCCTGACCAACGTGGACAAGCACGCCCGCGCCCATTCGGCGGCGATCCGGGTGGCCTTCGAGGACGGCTGCGTGCGCGTGGCGGTCAGCGACGACGGCCAGGGCTTCACGCCCGAGCAGGCCCAGGCCCGCGCCCAGGCCGGGCACCTTGGGCTGATTGGTCTGCGCGAGCGCGTCACGCTGGCCGGGGGTGAGCTGGACGTGGAAAGTGAGCCGGGGCGCGGCACGACGCTGAGGTTCACGTTTCCGGGCTAG